In the genome of Ancylomarina subtilis, one region contains:
- a CDS encoding RagB/SusD family nutrient uptake outer membrane protein has protein sequence MFKNILCALGMSLLLLSSCDSYLESETYNSIDSQDAFKTVDDIKAARNGLYRNLGQDEFCGTNILALGDFASDIAVADGSSGHYVSINTYSVGDYDSEFQDTWEYGYIVINTSTQALLAIDNLLTDASLTDAVKNELNLYKAEIHGLRALAYFHLVNVFGLPYGTDSNPHGGLVLMSDKAILPMENVSRSSVEETYEQILTDISSSLKAYELTSTKTNGFYFNEAAVNALKARVLLFMGNDQLAIDAATQSLTLRGVKEMNEEGYLGMWKSLTLSDEEIFSIAKSEDDNLSANSLNTLYGSYGGKLTSSLVADFNENDYRLKLINMDDFHPKKFDGIESSASTSNIPQFRVSEMKLIIAEASARLDLLDDAREALLFTAKRNYEIVSVTDLPTTKDALLAFIAKERKREFFQEGHRFYDARRTGELITVSNGKYENFDVQKFVYPIPADEINSGYKCEQNENWFDNLPQ, from the coding sequence ATGTTTAAAAATATATTATGTGCTTTGGGTATGTCATTACTGTTGCTTAGCAGTTGTGATTCGTATTTGGAGTCTGAAACCTACAATTCGATAGACTCTCAGGATGCATTTAAAACGGTTGACGATATAAAAGCTGCAAGAAATGGTCTTTATCGTAATCTTGGGCAAGATGAATTTTGTGGGACCAATATTCTTGCCTTGGGTGATTTTGCCTCTGATATTGCTGTTGCTGATGGTAGTTCAGGTCATTATGTGAGTATCAATACTTATTCTGTTGGGGATTACGATTCTGAATTCCAGGATACTTGGGAATATGGTTATATTGTTATCAACACCTCTACTCAGGCTCTATTGGCAATAGACAATTTATTGACAGATGCAAGCCTAACTGATGCTGTGAAAAATGAACTTAATTTGTATAAAGCAGAAATTCATGGTTTGAGAGCCTTGGCTTATTTTCATCTTGTAAATGTATTTGGATTACCTTATGGAACTGATTCCAATCCTCATGGCGGTTTAGTTTTGATGAGCGATAAGGCGATTTTACCTATGGAAAATGTTTCTAGAAGTTCTGTTGAGGAGACTTATGAGCAAATATTGACTGATATTAGTTCGTCTCTTAAAGCTTATGAGTTAACCAGTACTAAAACCAATGGATTCTACTTTAATGAAGCTGCTGTAAATGCCTTAAAAGCTCGTGTGCTTTTATTTATGGGAAATGATCAGTTGGCTATCGATGCTGCAACCCAGTCCTTGACTTTAAGAGGTGTTAAAGAAATGAATGAGGAAGGGTATCTTGGTATGTGGAAGAGTCTTACTCTTTCAGATGAAGAGATTTTCAGTATTGCAAAGAGTGAGGATGATAATCTATCAGCCAATTCATTGAATACGCTTTATGGTTCATATGGTGGAAAACTAACATCTAGTTTGGTTGCTGATTTTAATGAAAATGATTACCGTTTAAAATTAATTAATATGGATGATTTCCATCCTAAGAAATTTGATGGTATCGAAAGTTCTGCTTCTACTAGTAATATTCCTCAATTCAGGGTTTCTGAAATGAAGTTAATTATTGCTGAGGCTAGTGCCAGATTAGATCTTTTAGATGATGCTAGAGAAGCCTTGTTGTTTACGGCTAAAAGAAATTATGAAATAGTTTCTGTAACTGATTTGCCTACTACTAAAGATGCTTTGTTGGCTTTTATTGCCAAAGAGCGTAAAAGAGAGTTTTTCCAAGAGGGGCACCGTTTTTATGATGCTCGTAGAACTGGTGAGTTAATTACTGTTTCAAATGGGAAATATGAGAATTTTGACGTACAAAAGTTTGTATATCCTATCCCTGCAGATGAAATTAATTCTGGCTACAAATGTGAGCAGAATGAAAACTGGTTTGACAATTTGCCACAATAA
- a CDS encoding SusC/RagA family TonB-linked outer membrane protein, with protein MKKRMFSMLILCLIGLQSVFAQNREVSGVVTSADDGLSVPGVSVIVKGTTIGTATDFDGKYTISVPTDGKILVFSFVGMKQKEVVINSNTINVVMESESIGMDEVIVTGYGITKKAAFTGAASTVGSELIADKVSSNPIKALEGSVAGLQLNSESGQPGAPSSIYIRGRNSLNSGTQPLYVIDGVSMEAGSWGSRESEGAEFSPLSSINPNDIENITVLKDATATSIYGARAANGVIVITTKKGVAGAKTKVSFSAKYGIEEIAPFTDDYKTVNADEYNELQIEGWQNYLEVSNEEAAKEYYEGSIYGYSLPDQGLSKDNLADVNWLDEITRTGMVQEYNLSVQAAGSEKSAPRVYLSLGYLKNEAFIKGKDFERYSFRFNIDQKPTDWLSYGVNSSLSYTKTNMGAGGGYFSDPITQAYMQSPLTPVKDENGDWNFNTVNGYNPVAQRSALGDKSENKTYRAMVSPFLTINLLPELTYTTRMGLDYMSMGEFGYWSFLQPQGKDMRGMGENTNSDQTLITFTNTINYLKTINESHNLNLLFGQEMSSTNLNKAYLSGSNYPVPDKNVVSLAATPGSASTDKYELRLASFFFNGQYDYKSKYYLSASYRYDGSSRFGENNRWAGFWSVGGKYRLSAEDFMASTSDWLDNLTIRSSYGTSGNQAVGITSGAIQSGWYASRPLYGYGYNYNSNGGSAAEQYGNADLQWEQTAKFNVGVDATLFSIFDVTVDYYKHLTKDMVFRVPMSFTSGFTDLPMNVGELQNEGFEFSLNASIIRKADFNWNASFVLSKNTNELTKLSTDMPIENTYTIREVGHDIFQFKMKEFAGVDVQTGEALYYLNEKGDETTTNYNKASKRYLGVATPDFQGSFSTNLKYKNFDLSVQMNYSVGGKIYGSNLRYDEQHGGSLNQSTTKYVYKNRWQNPGDITNVPRFAMTESNKHSSQFLMDGDYLKIQNVVLGYTLPSQLTNSMKIENVRFYASASNLYTFTKSNYRGFDPAGVGASGIQWWNYPAPRTFIFGVNVNF; from the coding sequence CAAAATCGAGAAGTTTCAGGGGTCGTGACATCAGCCGATGATGGCTTGTCTGTTCCTGGAGTTTCAGTAATTGTAAAAGGTACGACTATAGGTACGGCTACTGATTTTGATGGTAAATACACAATTTCGGTTCCAACAGATGGTAAGATCCTAGTTTTTTCTTTTGTTGGAATGAAACAAAAGGAAGTGGTCATCAATTCTAATACTATTAATGTTGTAATGGAGTCTGAATCTATTGGTATGGACGAAGTTATTGTCACAGGTTATGGTATTACCAAGAAAGCTGCCTTTACTGGTGCTGCTTCTACTGTAGGCAGTGAATTGATTGCTGATAAGGTATCGTCCAATCCGATTAAGGCATTGGAAGGAAGTGTTGCAGGTCTACAACTTAATTCAGAATCTGGTCAACCAGGAGCACCTTCATCTATTTATATTCGTGGTCGTAATTCCTTGAATTCGGGAACTCAGCCTTTGTATGTAATTGATGGTGTTTCAATGGAAGCCGGTTCTTGGGGATCTCGTGAGAGTGAAGGGGCGGAGTTTTCTCCGTTAAGTAGTATTAACCCTAACGATATTGAGAATATTACAGTATTAAAAGATGCTACTGCGACTTCGATTTATGGTGCGCGTGCGGCGAATGGTGTTATTGTAATTACGACTAAAAAAGGTGTTGCTGGTGCTAAAACCAAAGTTTCATTTAGTGCTAAATATGGTATTGAAGAGATTGCACCTTTTACTGATGACTATAAGACAGTAAATGCAGATGAGTATAACGAATTGCAAATAGAGGGATGGCAGAATTATCTTGAAGTGTCTAATGAAGAAGCTGCCAAGGAGTATTATGAAGGATCAATTTATGGTTATTCGTTGCCTGACCAGGGGCTTTCCAAAGATAATTTGGCAGATGTTAATTGGTTGGATGAAATTACTCGCACAGGTATGGTTCAGGAGTATAACTTGAGCGTACAAGCAGCAGGTTCTGAAAAATCTGCTCCAAGAGTCTACCTGTCTTTAGGTTATTTAAAAAATGAAGCTTTTATCAAAGGCAAGGATTTTGAGCGTTACAGTTTTCGTTTCAATATTGATCAAAAACCTACAGATTGGCTTTCTTATGGTGTAAATTCATCATTATCATACACCAAGACCAATATGGGCGCTGGTGGAGGTTATTTTTCTGACCCTATAACACAGGCTTACATGCAGTCACCTTTAACTCCTGTAAAGGATGAGAATGGAGACTGGAACTTCAATACGGTAAATGGGTACAATCCAGTAGCTCAGAGAAGTGCATTGGGGGACAAGAGTGAAAATAAGACCTATCGCGCCATGGTTTCGCCATTTCTTACTATTAATCTTTTACCTGAATTGACATATACAACTCGTATGGGACTTGATTATATGTCTATGGGTGAGTTTGGATATTGGTCTTTCCTACAACCACAGGGCAAGGATATGCGAGGTATGGGTGAAAATACGAATTCTGATCAGACTCTCATTACATTTACCAACACAATAAATTATTTGAAAACGATTAATGAATCTCATAATTTGAATTTATTATTCGGTCAGGAAATGTCTTCAACAAATTTGAATAAAGCTTATCTATCTGGTTCTAATTATCCTGTTCCAGATAAAAATGTAGTTTCATTGGCTGCAACTCCAGGTAGTGCTTCAACTGATAAATATGAGTTAAGATTAGCTTCTTTTTTCTTTAATGGGCAGTATGACTATAAGAGTAAGTATTATTTGTCAGCCAGTTATCGTTATGATGGTTCTTCCCGTTTTGGTGAAAATAACAGATGGGCTGGATTTTGGTCTGTTGGAGGGAAATATCGTTTAAGTGCTGAGGATTTCATGGCATCCACTTCTGACTGGTTGGATAATTTAACTATTAGATCTAGTTATGGTACTTCAGGTAATCAGGCTGTGGGTATAACTTCTGGTGCAATTCAGAGTGGCTGGTACGCTTCAAGACCTTTATACGGATATGGTTATAATTATAACTCTAATGGAGGTAGTGCTGCTGAACAATATGGGAATGCAGACTTGCAATGGGAGCAAACGGCCAAATTCAATGTTGGAGTTGATGCAACTCTTTTTTCCATCTTTGATGTAACTGTTGATTATTACAAGCACCTTACCAAGGATATGGTGTTTAGAGTGCCAATGTCATTTACCAGTGGTTTTACTGATCTTCCAATGAATGTTGGTGAGTTGCAGAATGAAGGTTTTGAATTTTCTCTTAATGCAAGCATTATAAGAAAAGCAGATTTTAACTGGAATGCTTCGTTCGTGCTTTCTAAAAATACCAATGAACTTACCAAGTTAAGTACTGACATGCCAATTGAAAATACATACACTATTAGAGAAGTAGGTCATGATATTTTTCAGTTTAAGATGAAAGAATTTGCAGGTGTTGATGTTCAAACTGGTGAAGCTTTGTATTATTTGAATGAGAAAGGTGATGAAACAACAACTAATTATAATAAGGCCTCAAAGCGTTACTTAGGTGTTGCAACCCCTGACTTTCAAGGAAGTTTTTCTACAAATTTGAAATATAAGAATTTTGACTTGTCAGTTCAAATGAATTATTCTGTAGGAGGAAAGATATATGGTAGTAACCTTAGATATGATGAACAGCATGGTGGAAGTTTAAATCAATCAACTACCAAATATGTTTATAAAAACAGATGGCAAAATCCTGGAGATATTACTAATGTTCCTAGATTTGCGATGACTGAATCGAATAAGCATTCTTCTCAGTTTTTAATGGATGGTGATTATCTTAAAATTCAAAATGTTGTATTGGGATATACCTTGCCTTCTCAGTTGACAAACAGCATGAAAATCGAGAATGTGAGATTTTATGCAAGTGCAAGTAATCTATATACATTTACAAAGTCAAATTACAGAGGATTCGATCCAGCTGGAGTTGGAGCTAGTGGAATTCAATGGTGGAATTACCCTGCTCCACGTACATTTATTTTTGGTGTAAATGTTAATTTTTAA